A genomic window from Nosocomiicoccus massiliensis includes:
- a CDS encoding sodium:solute symporter family protein, whose translation MFSVDESLTLKIVIAIYFLLLLVMTIFLGRKVKTYEDYNIASRNVSMFPLILTFVGTGVGGATLLGYTENGRVLGMGQMWIHITMLFAVIVLASLFLKRIRLIGEEYNMVTIGDFTALKYGETARIPTAISFLFAYCSMTGMQFVAIASILNLTIGLNMTLGIIIGWLFLSFKTYIGGLKVVVWQDVIQGLLLTVGIFILLIGVLQQSGSYSQMIINADSMGEKAMLSVMNITPKEILIYLLTLACYQFIRQDVWQRIWAAKSLNTAKNAYWISMVIAILLGAITILIGIYSKYGLHLEVEETSLTFYYVVQSVFPFSLVIFMIVILLAAVISSADSFFIAGSSSVANDIIKPNVKTKDDKKMLKYSRFSVVIVSVISLIMALTIPGLVNLMVTGTAMSVSGLLVPVTAGLFMKRVSKEAGLYSMWVGLITAVIWQILSHPFGLHPIMIGLPVSLIVFILVSKMNKKTTPTVIN comes from the coding sequence ATGTTTAGTGTTGATGAATCTTTGACCTTGAAAATAGTAATCGCTATATACTTTCTATTGTTATTAGTGATGACGATATTTCTTGGTCGTAAGGTGAAGACTTACGAAGATTATAATATCGCAAGTAGAAATGTATCGATGTTTCCACTTATACTGACCTTTGTTGGAACAGGAGTTGGCGGTGCGACGCTTCTAGGGTATACAGAAAATGGACGTGTACTCGGAATGGGACAAATGTGGATACATATAACGATGTTATTTGCGGTTATTGTACTTGCTTCATTATTTTTAAAGAGGATCCGTTTAATCGGAGAAGAGTACAATATGGTCACAATTGGAGATTTCACTGCTTTGAAATACGGTGAAACGGCAAGAATCCCAACAGCAATTAGTTTCTTGTTTGCATATTGTTCAATGACAGGAATGCAGTTTGTTGCGATTGCATCTATTTTAAACTTAACCATCGGTTTAAATATGACTTTAGGGATTATTATAGGTTGGTTATTCTTAAGTTTTAAAACATATATTGGTGGATTAAAAGTAGTCGTATGGCAAGATGTTATACAAGGGTTACTACTTACAGTCGGTATTTTTATATTGCTTATAGGGGTACTACAACAATCAGGCAGTTATAGTCAAATGATTATAAATGCAGATTCAATGGGTGAAAAAGCAATGCTTAGCGTTATGAATATAACGCCGAAAGAAATACTCATTTACTTATTAACACTTGCATGCTATCAATTTATTAGACAAGACGTATGGCAAAGGATATGGGCAGCTAAAAGTTTAAATACAGCGAAAAATGCGTATTGGATCTCAATGGTTATTGCGATTCTTTTAGGTGCTATTACGATATTAATCGGTATTTATAGTAAATATGGTTTACACTTAGAAGTAGAAGAAACGTCGCTGACATTCTATTATGTCGTACAATCGGTATTTCCGTTCTCTCTTGTTATATTTATGATTGTAATATTACTTGCCGCTGTGATTTCAAGTGCGGATTCGTTCTTTATTGCAGGATCTTCATCTGTTGCGAACGATATAATTAAACCGAACGTCAAAACAAAAGATGATAAAAAGATGCTGAAATATAGTAGATTCTCAGTTGTTATCGTTTCTGTGATATCTCTTATCATGGCTTTAACGATACCTGGGCTTGTCAACTTAATGGTCACAGGGACAGCAATGTCAGTATCAGGATTACTTGTACCAGTTACAGCAGGGTTATTTATGAAACGTGTATCAAAAGAAGCTGGACTATATTCAATGTGGGTTGGACTCATTACAGCAGTCATTTGGCAGATTCTCAGTCATCCATTTGGACTCCACCCAATTATGATTGGACTACCAGTTTCACTAATTGTATTTATATTAGTTTCAAAAATGAATAAAAAAACAACGCCTACCGTTATAAATTAA
- a CDS encoding pyridoxal phosphate-dependent decarboxylase family protein yields MTFNETNLDLETIIRDEVNKYLNRDVSQLPATVQAPKELTQKYEKMEVPKVGRDIYEVLSELNNEVLTYLYRPNHKRAFSFIPGPASRLSWLGDILTTANNIHASNFKNATLPISIERNLINYLAEKVGYEVKPSGGVFVSGGSMANLTAVVTARDAKVTLDKLTQTTVYLTSQTHHSGRKALHVAGFPADNIRIIDHNEDFTMNVTHLKRTIEEDVKNGFIPALVISTAGTTNTGAVDDFDAIANICEEYNIWQHVDGAYGASHLLSTKGKALFKGIERSDSVTWDAHKLLFQTYSCAMIIVKDKDNLINSYGEKAEYLDDITSDDDVIDPEMLGIELTRPARAVKLWLTLQVVGEDEFRRRIDYGQELAEYTKDYVESIENFEIISQPSLSILSFRYYNDSFTDEENDHLNNLAAKKLADSGYGVAYTTTLNNKKVFRMCTIHPETTEDDIKETIDRLRLYILEEIENL; encoded by the coding sequence ATGACATTTAATGAAACGAACCTTGATCTAGAAACGATAATTCGAGATGAGGTCAACAAATACTTAAATCGAGATGTCAGTCAGTTACCAGCGACTGTACAAGCGCCAAAAGAATTAACTCAAAAGTATGAAAAGATGGAGGTTCCAAAAGTTGGAAGGGATATTTATGAAGTACTTTCGGAGTTAAACAACGAAGTATTGACTTATTTATATCGTCCAAATCATAAACGTGCGTTTTCGTTTATCCCTGGTCCAGCATCACGATTATCATGGTTAGGTGATATTTTAACAACTGCAAATAATATCCATGCTTCGAACTTTAAAAACGCGACGTTACCAATAAGTATCGAGCGTAATTTAATTAACTATCTTGCAGAAAAAGTTGGATATGAAGTGAAGCCAAGTGGAGGAGTGTTTGTATCTGGTGGGTCAATGGCGAATCTAACGGCTGTCGTTACAGCACGTGATGCAAAAGTAACGCTAGACAAACTCACTCAAACTACCGTTTACTTAACGTCTCAAACGCATCACTCAGGTCGTAAGGCTTTACATGTAGCTGGATTCCCGGCGGATAATATACGTATCATTGATCATAACGAAGACTTTACAATGAACGTTACTCATCTAAAAAGGACAATCGAAGAAGACGTGAAAAACGGATTTATACCAGCACTCGTTATTTCAACTGCAGGTACAACGAATACCGGTGCAGTAGATGATTTCGATGCGATTGCAAATATTTGTGAAGAATATAATATTTGGCAACACGTCGATGGGGCATACGGTGCATCACATTTATTATCTACAAAAGGTAAGGCGTTATTTAAAGGGATCGAGCGTTCTGATAGCGTTACGTGGGATGCACATAAACTTCTCTTCCAAACGTATAGTTGTGCAATGATTATCGTAAAAGATAAAGACAACCTCATTAACAGTTATGGTGAAAAAGCAGAGTATCTTGACGACATCACATCAGACGATGACGTTATCGATCCAGAGATGCTCGGTATCGAACTGACACGCCCAGCACGTGCTGTAAAATTATGGCTAACGTTACAAGTTGTTGGTGAAGATGAGTTTAGAAGACGTATTGACTATGGTCAAGAACTTGCAGAATACACAAAAGATTACGTAGAATCAATCGAAAACTTTGAAATTATCTCACAGCCGAGTCTATCTATTTTAAGTTTCAGATATTATAACGACTCATTTACTGATGAAGAAAATGATCATCTAAATAACCTTGCCGCTAAAAAACTTGCAGACTCAGGATACGGTGTTGCATATACAACGACTCTAAACAACAAAAAAGTATTCCGTATGTGTACGATCCATCCGGAAACGACAGAAGATGATATAAAAGAAACGATTGACCGACTCAGACTTTATATTTTAGAAGAGATAGAAAACTTATAA
- a CDS encoding aryl-sulfate sulfotransferase yields the protein MRKILLSMCLILIAGCSAQPDEKPKETPEEKNESIVEEIIDLEEDFYQLEKNKDTLKSIKEIDKEINESYYSDNYTYDNPFIRVDPYGNSPLSAYVMFNTDEPTKVTYTVTGKTEDTSFTYESSNYEVSHQIPIVGLYAGTVNDVLITVTNENGEELEHQIEIETDELDEDFYTVDTVKEKQIKRTDELTYVKATTGELFGVDHAGDIRFVLSNISTELFEVIEETGHFILNVTHDDTNTIFNELIEIDPVGKIYRAYTYSQSNYDGDRPLHDDVITLENGNVLLLTHNNVDEHNYDAMIEVDWDNGEIVNNVNFKEVFPEALYKYHVGDDWLHVNNVDVSDDSLIISFLNQNIIAKMSYPENKIEWIITRDDNWPKEDDGLGEKILSAEGVDLPMYPYSVEVLPDQDNNVSTIDVLVFDNYESDIDQYSRVVQYRIYQLEDRIEEIDSYREPFYNNGGNVYFEDENNRVFVTSSMSSEENHITSNIVELSQENNDVTSEMRIEREKDDNHDSIYRVYRMPLLSENYIVDVLVEPEE from the coding sequence ATGAGAAAAATTCTATTATCAATGTGTTTAATACTCATCGCTGGTTGTTCAGCACAACCGGACGAGAAACCAAAAGAAACACCTGAAGAAAAAAATGAATCAATTGTTGAAGAAATTATTGATCTTGAAGAAGATTTTTATCAATTAGAGAAAAACAAAGATACGCTTAAATCTATAAAAGAGATCGACAAAGAAATTAACGAATCATATTATAGCGATAATTATACGTACGATAACCCTTTTATACGAGTTGATCCGTACGGTAATAGTCCGTTATCCGCATATGTAATGTTTAATACAGATGAACCGACGAAAGTAACGTATACCGTTACAGGGAAAACAGAAGACACGTCTTTTACTTATGAGTCATCAAACTACGAAGTAAGTCATCAAATACCGATTGTTGGTTTGTATGCAGGAACGGTGAATGATGTTTTAATTACTGTAACAAATGAAAATGGCGAAGAACTTGAGCACCAAATAGAAATTGAAACAGATGAGTTAGATGAGGATTTCTACACTGTCGATACTGTTAAAGAAAAACAAATAAAAAGAACAGATGAACTGACGTATGTAAAAGCAACAACTGGAGAATTGTTCGGAGTAGATCATGCAGGAGATATTCGTTTCGTACTTTCAAATATTTCGACAGAACTATTTGAAGTCATTGAAGAAACGGGGCACTTTATATTAAATGTAACGCATGACGATACAAATACGATATTCAACGAGCTGATTGAGATTGATCCGGTTGGAAAAATATATCGTGCGTATACGTACTCGCAGTCAAATTATGATGGAGATCGACCGCTTCATGACGACGTTATAACGCTTGAAAATGGCAATGTACTGCTACTTACTCATAATAATGTTGATGAGCATAATTATGATGCTATGATAGAAGTTGACTGGGACAACGGTGAGATTGTGAATAATGTTAATTTTAAAGAAGTATTCCCTGAAGCGTTATATAAGTATCACGTCGGTGATGATTGGTTACACGTAAATAACGTCGACGTATCGGACGATTCATTAATCATTTCTTTCTTAAATCAAAATATCATTGCAAAAATGAGTTATCCAGAAAATAAAATAGAATGGATAATCACACGAGACGATAATTGGCCGAAAGAAGACGATGGGTTAGGTGAAAAGATTTTAAGTGCTGAAGGTGTCGACTTACCAATGTATCCATATAGTGTCGAAGTTTTACCGGATCAAGATAATAATGTATCTACAATAGATGTATTAGTATTTGATAATTACGAGAGCGATATAGATCAATATAGTAGAGTAGTTCAATATCGTATATATCAATTAGAAGATAGAATTGAGGAAATTGACTCGTATCGTGAGCCGTTTTATAACAACGGAGGTAACGTATACTTTGAAGATGAAAATAATCGTGTATTCGTAACGTCTTCAATGTCGAGTGAAGAGAACCATATCACTTCTAACATTGTCGAACTTAGTCAAGAAAATAATGATGTTACATCTGAAATGCGTATTGAACGAGAGAAAGACGATAATCATGATTCTATCTATCGTGTGTATCGCATGCCGTTACTATCAGAAAACTATATAGTTGATGTATTAGTTGAGCCTGAAGAGTGA
- a CDS encoding HIT family protein, producing MNNELYEFIKNKDYHLIRESIYSIAILDKRPATKGHILVMPKMPIETFGDIDNKVVRGDLMALMHKVATKDMDKDYTIVCHNGESAGQTDSQVHFHFIPRDDKDNLNFDLPHDTSINVVEVLEDIKVKRAEKLK from the coding sequence ATGAATAATGAACTATACGAATTTATTAAAAATAAGGATTATCATTTAATTAGAGAAAGTATTTATAGTATCGCGATACTAGATAAAAGACCTGCGACAAAAGGCCATATTTTAGTCATGCCGAAGATGCCGATTGAAACATTTGGCGATATCGATAATAAAGTCGTACGCGGAGATCTAATGGCACTCATGCATAAAGTCGCGACGAAAGATATGGATAAAGATTATACGATCGTGTGCCATAACGGTGAATCTGCTGGCCAAACGGATTCACAAGTACACTTTCACTTTATCCCAAGAGATGACAAAGATAATTTAAACTTTGATCTACCTCATGACACTTCAATTAATGTAGTTGAGGTTTTAGAAGATATAAAAGTGAAAAGAGCAGAAAAATTAAAATAA
- a CDS encoding YolD-like family protein — protein MILDYRNIPYEQLDSNIPIGRGMIKWMPFATMPEQYENVNQMIQNQLKKEYPKLTDDALQHNERMLQSLLGKRAIIRYWANGYEMMIECTVESIIKETNMIMVNKDNSLLPIYFYHIYEVEQGSNLWA, from the coding sequence ATGATCCTCGATTATAGAAATATTCCATACGAACAACTCGATTCAAACATCCCTATTGGCCGAGGGATGATTAAGTGGATGCCGTTTGCAACGATGCCTGAACAATACGAAAATGTAAATCAAATGATTCAAAATCAATTAAAAAAAGAGTATCCAAAGTTAACGGATGACGCACTTCAACATAATGAGCGCATGCTGCAATCATTGCTCGGTAAAAGAGCCATTATTCGGTATTGGGCGAATGGGTATGAGATGATGATTGAATGTACGGTAGAAAGTATTATCAAAGAAACGAATATGATTATGGTGAATAAAGATAATTCTCTACTCCCGATTTATTTTTATCACATTTATGAGGTTGAACAAGGTAGTAATTTATGGGCATAA
- a CDS encoding YhgE/Pip domain-containing protein — translation MLRDFKFIRKTPVLLISLLVVSTLPFIYAVIFLGAMWNPYENTEEMKFHIVNEDKGHEEIHVGDSLIEELKEEDRLDWQFTDLDTAKKALQKGDTYGYILIPEDTSKKAMSFLTDNPEQVEMSLNLNPGHNFIGSLMSEQVGHFIIEEVRKEITDNYITAIVDQLNSVESDSKDAQDAIQQLTDGADELNAGLIEAHNASGQLSQGANELNNGIGQLNDGANQLSGGAGQLYQGEQQMTAQLEQIAPNLGPAGQQLVQAQGQLEQGAGEISGGANQLAQGASEAANGANELANGMGQLNNGLGELQQGSQQLSDSLNEINTQLKKVLDKIEEENLAFTEAGAKDIAQPVHLETNNVVKTQNYGQSFAPLIVAISLFIGSITFNVVYPNNKIFDEHTGVFKAWVSRMLLYMVHALIISSLITIVVDFIMQVDIGSNWRFFLLNYVWALLSITMIGALVTLFGNFGKFLSIILLIVQLSASGGTFPIETTNAIYQKLYEFLPMSYTVIGYRTAIFNQAFDHEFSTVIYVLLAMLVSAMLFILLLFWIKEKSPKYKALTSRLSRLES, via the coding sequence ATGTTAAGAGATTTTAAGTTTATACGGAAAACGCCTGTGTTATTAATTTCTCTTCTAGTCGTTTCAACACTTCCATTTATATATGCTGTTATCTTTTTAGGTGCAATGTGGAATCCATATGAAAATACTGAAGAGATGAAATTTCACATCGTAAACGAAGACAAAGGTCACGAGGAAATCCATGTCGGTGATTCTTTAATAGAAGAATTAAAAGAGGAAGATCGTTTAGATTGGCAGTTTACTGATTTAGATACTGCGAAAAAAGCGTTACAAAAAGGAGATACGTACGGATATATCTTGATTCCTGAAGACACGTCTAAAAAAGCGATGTCCTTCTTAACGGATAATCCTGAGCAAGTTGAAATGTCTCTGAACTTAAACCCTGGACATAACTTCATCGGTTCTCTCATGTCAGAGCAAGTAGGACATTTCATTATCGAAGAAGTACGTAAAGAAATTACTGATAATTATATTACAGCGATTGTCGATCAACTAAACTCTGTAGAGTCAGACAGTAAAGACGCGCAAGATGCAATTCAGCAACTGACAGATGGAGCAGATGAATTAAATGCTGGTCTTATTGAAGCACATAACGCTTCAGGACAACTATCTCAAGGAGCAAATGAATTAAACAATGGTATCGGACAACTCAATGATGGTGCAAATCAGTTAAGTGGAGGAGCTGGTCAGCTCTACCAAGGTGAGCAACAAATGACTGCACAACTAGAGCAAATTGCACCAAACTTAGGTCCTGCAGGACAACAGCTCGTCCAGGCACAAGGTCAATTAGAGCAAGGTGCTGGCGAAATAAGTGGTGGAGCAAATCAACTTGCTCAAGGAGCAAGCGAAGCAGCAAATGGCGCGAACGAATTAGCTAATGGAATGGGACAATTAAATAACGGTTTAGGTGAGTTACAACAAGGTTCACAACAGCTTTCAGACTCATTAAACGAAATTAATACGCAACTTAAAAAAGTACTCGATAAAATCGAGGAAGAAAACCTAGCGTTTACTGAAGCGGGTGCAAAAGATATCGCACAACCCGTTCATTTAGAAACGAATAACGTAGTTAAGACTCAAAACTACGGACAAAGCTTTGCACCGTTAATCGTTGCAATTAGCTTATTCATTGGATCAATTACGTTTAACGTCGTCTATCCAAACAACAAAATATTTGATGAACATACTGGTGTATTTAAAGCATGGGTCAGCCGTATGCTCCTATATATGGTACATGCATTAATCATCTCATCACTCATTACGATTGTCGTTGACTTCATTATGCAAGTCGATATCGGTAGTAACTGGAGATTCTTCCTACTCAACTATGTATGGGCATTATTATCTATTACGATGATTGGTGCGTTAGTTACATTATTCGGTAACTTCGGTAAATTCTTAAGTATCATCTTACTCATCGTTCAATTATCAGCGAGTGGGGGAACATTCCCAATCGAAACGACAAACGCGATTTACCAAAAACTATATGAATTCTTACCAATGTCTTATACAGTCATCGGTTACAGAACAGCAATATTCAACCAGGCATTCGATCACGAATTCAGTACAGTCATATACGTATTACTCGCAATGCTTGTGAGTGCGATGTTATTTATCTTATTACTATTCTGGATAAAAGAAAAATCACCAAAATACAAAGCTCTTACAAGTCGACTAAGTCGATTAGAGTCATAG
- a CDS encoding TetR/AcrR family transcriptional regulator, translating into MKKMDLRVIKTLKRIDESIVELLREKSFEDITVKDICEHAMINRGTFYSHYKDKYDLIDSYQKELMIGVEDVLYRSKEVTQKEEEMKEILEGLFVYIEDHKDKIFATAIAVGRLQFIEEFSKYTYKFYEAKQKEYGITIAQDNFRNYLITYMSNAHIGIIHRWLEGGCKESPKEMANTVEKITVNGIFKSLLVNEEVVI; encoded by the coding sequence ATGAAAAAAATGGATTTGCGAGTGATCAAGACGTTAAAACGTATCGATGAATCAATCGTCGAGCTACTTCGTGAGAAAAGTTTTGAAGATATCACGGTAAAAGACATTTGCGAACATGCGATGATTAACCGTGGAACATTTTATAGCCATTATAAAGATAAATACGATCTCATTGACTCATATCAAAAAGAGTTAATGATTGGTGTGGAGGATGTGCTATATAGAAGTAAGGAAGTAACTCAAAAAGAAGAAGAAATGAAAGAGATACTTGAAGGGTTATTTGTATATATCGAAGACCATAAAGATAAAATATTCGCAACGGCAATTGCAGTCGGTCGATTACAATTTATAGAGGAGTTCTCAAAATATACGTATAAATTTTATGAGGCGAAACAAAAAGAGTATGGTATTACAATCGCTCAAGATAATTTTAGAAATTATCTTATTACGTATATGTCCAATGCACATATCGGTATTATACATCGTTGGTTAGAAGGTGGTTGTAAAGAATCGCCAAAAGAGATGGCTAATACCGTAGAGAAAATTACAGTGAACGGAATTTTTAAATCACTTTTAGTAAATGAAGAAGTAGTTATATAA
- a CDS encoding amino acid permease: protein MSNNEMDRGLKARHVSMIAIGGAIGTGLFVATGGVISQAGPGGALLAYLIIGVMLYFLMSTIGELATFYPVSGAFSAFSTRFIDPSVGFAIGWLYLIIGVLVSAVDIIVAANVITFWEAMQFLSPFGWSIVFFIIIVLLNIFTVKLYGEAEYWLSLIKVTTIFVFIVFGVLMIFGILGGETYGFKNYTIGEAPFVGGFAGFFSVLLIAGFSVGGTEVVAVTAGESDEPEKSMPKAVKQVFWRILIFYIGSIAVISAILPYTDPMLLNESGSVNQSPFTIVFDRIGIAFAASVINAVVLTALLSASNSMLYTASRMLYSLANNKQAPAFLGKVNERTRSPLSAVITVIVAVFLIIVFSNFKENAIFFLLELVGSLIIVVWGSNVWAQIRLRKAIKVQGKNVEDVLPFVGKGYVIGKIVVISVLFLLFAGGAIPHLLNLNFKNVFGHFLPFILFGAAIVIHKLITGSKMVKLSEIDLERKRTE, encoded by the coding sequence ATGTCCAACAATGAAATGGACCGTGGTCTAAAAGCACGTCACGTCTCTATGATTGCGATTGGTGGTGCGATTGGAACAGGGTTATTTGTCGCGACAGGTGGTGTAATATCTCAAGCTGGACCCGGAGGGGCTTTACTTGCATATTTAATTATCGGTGTCATGCTTTACTTTTTAATGAGTACTATCGGGGAGCTTGCGACGTTTTATCCAGTGTCAGGTGCATTTAGTGCGTTCTCGACGCGTTTTATCGATCCATCGGTTGGGTTTGCAATCGGTTGGTTATATTTAATTATCGGCGTATTAGTATCTGCGGTTGACATAATCGTTGCTGCAAACGTAATTACGTTTTGGGAAGCGATGCAGTTTCTTTCACCATTTGGCTGGAGTATCGTATTTTTCATTATCATCGTATTACTAAATATATTTACAGTAAAACTTTATGGTGAAGCGGAATATTGGCTTTCTCTTATAAAAGTTACTACGATTTTTGTATTTATCGTATTCGGTGTGTTAATGATTTTTGGAATCCTTGGTGGTGAAACGTACGGCTTTAAAAACTACACAATTGGAGAAGCTCCGTTCGTTGGTGGCTTTGCTGGATTCTTTAGTGTACTACTTATAGCTGGTTTCTCTGTCGGAGGTACTGAAGTTGTTGCAGTCACTGCTGGAGAATCTGACGAACCAGAAAAATCGATGCCTAAAGCAGTAAAGCAAGTGTTTTGGAGAATACTTATATTCTATATCGGTTCAATTGCAGTCATTTCAGCGATTTTACCATACACAGATCCGATGTTATTAAACGAATCCGGATCAGTAAACCAAAGTCCGTTTACAATTGTTTTCGATAGAATTGGTATTGCATTTGCTGCGTCTGTCATAAACGCAGTTGTTTTAACAGCATTACTTTCAGCATCGAACTCGATGTTATACACAGCAAGTAGAATGTTATATTCACTCGCAAATAATAAGCAAGCACCAGCATTTTTAGGAAAAGTTAACGAACGTACACGTTCTCCGCTTTCAGCGGTCATTACAGTAATCGTTGCCGTGTTTTTAATTATTGTATTTTCTAACTTCAAAGAAAATGCGATTTTCTTCTTATTAGAACTCGTTGGATCGCTGATCATTGTGGTTTGGGGCTCTAACGTTTGGGCGCAAATTCGATTACGTAAAGCAATCAAAGTACAAGGAAAAAATGTAGAAGACGTCTTACCATTTGTCGGTAAAGGGTATGTGATTGGTAAAATAGTTGTGATTTCAGTGTTATTCTTACTATTCGCAGGTGGGGCTATTCCACACTTATTAAACTTAAACTTTAAAAATGTCTTTGGACATTTCTTACCGTTTATATTATTTGGAGCAGCAATTGTTATTCATAAGTTAATAACAGGTAGTAAAATGGTCAAGCTGTCTGAGATAGACTTAGAACGTAAACGCACAGAATAA